A region from the Brachyspira pilosicoli genome encodes:
- a CDS encoding chemotaxis response regulator protein-glutamate methylesterase, whose protein sequence is MANKIKVLSIDDSALIRQLLTKIVNSDPDLEMIATAANPILAEAKLKTVKPDIITLDIEMPEMDGITYLKKLMINNPIPVIMFSSLLDKHRELALDALNIGAFDYVIKPSANVRDGVEELATDLVEKIKNAYNNRAKFYKKHGVAMPTETVNNIATNRVVVEAPKTSGFKVYPKNNADIILPLVPSREVAMDKIILIGSSTGGTEALIECLKNVTPSAPPIVIAQHMPEHFTTSFARRLNTVLKIEVFESEDGMSIGRGQAVLARGGKHTMIKVKNGKYYIEVVDGEPVTRHKPSVDVLFRSGAVYAKNKAIGIILTGMGDDGANGMKEMKDAGAYNIAQNEETCTVFGMPREAIARGGVDEILPLDRILAAALKKA, encoded by the coding sequence ATGGCTAATAAAATTAAAGTTTTATCTATTGATGACAGCGCATTAATAAGGCAGCTGCTTACTAAAATTGTTAATTCTGACCCTGATTTAGAGATGATAGCTACTGCTGCTAATCCAATACTTGCAGAAGCTAAATTAAAAACTGTAAAACCTGATATTATTACTTTAGATATAGAAATGCCGGAGATGGACGGTATTACTTATCTTAAGAAACTTATGATTAATAATCCTATTCCTGTAATAATGTTTAGTTCTTTGCTTGATAAACATAGAGAGTTAGCATTAGATGCTTTAAATATTGGGGCTTTTGACTATGTAATAAAACCTTCTGCTAATGTAAGAGATGGAGTTGAAGAATTAGCTACTGATTTAGTTGAAAAAATAAAAAATGCTTACAACAACAGAGCTAAGTTCTATAAAAAACATGGTGTGGCTATGCCTACAGAAACTGTTAACAATATTGCTACTAATAGAGTTGTTGTGGAAGCTCCTAAAACTTCTGGGTTTAAAGTTTATCCTAAAAATAATGCTGATATTATACTTCCGCTTGTACCTTCGAGAGAAGTTGCTATGGATAAAATTATACTTATAGGTTCTTCTACAGGCGGTACTGAGGCTTTAATAGAATGTTTAAAAAATGTTACTCCTTCTGCTCCTCCTATAGTAATAGCTCAGCACATGCCTGAACATTTTACTACTTCTTTTGCAAGAAGATTAAACACTGTATTAAAAATAGAAGTTTTTGAGTCTGAAGATGGTATGAGTATAGGACGCGGTCAAGCTGTACTTGCAAGGGGTGGAAAGCATACTATGATAAAAGTTAAAAACGGAAAGTATTATATTGAGGTTGTAGACGGCGAGCCTGTTACTAGACACAAGCCTTCTGTAGATGTACTTTTTAGAAGCGGTGCTGTATATGCTAAAAATAAGGCTATAGGTATCATACTTACTGGAATGGGTGATGATGGCGCTAATGGTATGAAAGAAATGAAAGATGCTGGTGCTTATAACATTGCTCAAAACGAAGAGACTTGTACTGTTTTTGGTATGCCAAGAGAGGCTATTGCTAGGGGTGGGGTAGATGAGATACTTCCGCTTGATAGAATATTAGCCGCTGCTCTTAAAAAAGCATAA
- a CDS encoding chemotaxis protein CheD, whose amino-acid sequence MLDFPSAANSNFKRITIYIGGYYASRQPAVIKTVLGSCISVCLFENNLKFGGMNHFMLPEMKEWENPEDDYNYTRYGLYAMEVLINEIIKLGGKKANLTAKIFGGGHVLTGMTSNVLQVPDKNIKFARKFLADENIPIISEDVGGSWPRKVFFFNTENRVLMKKIEGKTKEFSAEQEIKYSKNLQQKIEEKSDITLF is encoded by the coding sequence ATGTTAGATTTTCCATCCGCTGCTAACAGCAATTTTAAAAGAATCACTATATATATAGGTGGTTATTATGCCTCTAGACAGCCTGCGGTAATAAAAACAGTATTGGGAAGTTGTATATCGGTTTGTTTATTTGAGAATAATTTGAAGTTCGGCGGCATGAATCACTTTATGCTCCCAGAGATGAAAGAATGGGAGAATCCTGAAGATGATTATAATTATACTAGATATGGTCTTTACGCTATGGAGGTGCTAATAAACGAGATAATTAAACTTGGAGGTAAAAAGGCTAATCTTACAGCTAAAATATTTGGAGGCGGACACGTTTTAACTGGTATGACTAGTAATGTGCTTCAAGTACCAGATAAAAATATTAAATTCGCTAGAAAATTTTTAGCTGATGAAAATATTCCTATTATCAGTGAGGATGTTGGAGGTTCTTGGCCTAGAAAAGTGTTTTTTTTCAATACCGAAAACAGAGTGCTTATGAAAAAAATTGAAGGTAAAACTAAAGAGTTCTCTGCTGAACAAGAAATTAAGTATTCTAAAAACTTGCAACAAAAAATTGAAGAGAAATCTGATATTACATTATTTTAA
- a CDS encoding ATP-binding cassette domain-containing protein, producing the protein MICDDKKIVDNVLQINNINLSYNNNIIFKNFSINLHTNKISIILGSSGCGKTSLLNIIAKKIDSPSFVYQEPRLLNHLNAYENINYILKDKIKNKNIRDKTIKEALTITNLIDNIHSKPNELSGGMKQRLSLARALAYNSDFLLMDEPLQGQDIKRKKELLDIIKNIQIKTNKTIIYVTHDISEALILGDYIYILSKNNNSTELIFQTKLESNDLNSNIDMQSKLMDILINN; encoded by the coding sequence ATGATTTGTGATGATAAGAAAATAGTTGATAATGTTTTGCAAATAAACAATATAAATCTATCATACAATAACAATATAATATTTAAAAACTTCTCTATTAACTTACACACAAATAAAATAAGTATTATATTAGGTTCATCAGGATGCGGAAAAACTTCTCTGCTTAATATAATTGCAAAAAAAATTGACAGCCCATCTTTTGTGTATCAAGAGCCAAGACTATTAAATCATTTAAACGCTTATGAGAATATTAATTATATTTTAAAAGACAAAATCAAAAATAAAAACATAAGAGATAAAACTATAAAAGAAGCATTAACTATAACTAACCTAATTGATAATATACACAGCAAACCAAATGAGCTTAGCGGAGGCATGAAGCAAAGATTATCATTAGCAAGAGCATTAGCCTATAATTCAGACTTTTTACTAATGGACGAACCATTACAAGGTCAGGATATTAAAAGAAAAAAAGAATTATTAGATATAATTAAAAACATACAAATAAAAACAAATAAAACTATTATATATGTTACGCATGATATATCAGAAGCTTTGATACTTGGAGATTATATATATATTCTCTCAAAAAATAATAATTCTACAGAATTGATATTTCAAACAAAATTAGAAAGCAATGATTTAAACAGCAATATAGATATGCAGTCAAAATTAATGGATATTCTTATAAATAATTAA
- the sdaAA gene encoding L-serine ammonia-lyase, iron-sulfur-dependent, subunit alpha, translating into MDIKSIESLVTTATEQNKKISDIVIDIEANSQKVDRNKIIEQMSSYYDIMRESVINGKKDKFNFVTGLQEDCVEIVEKFYKNKKSILGETIGEVVTAAMAVSGYNACMGKIIAAPTAGSCGIMPAVLTVCENRGYKKEDIVHSMFTAAGLADIIAQLATFAGAGGGCQAECGSASAMAACACAEIMGGTPEECAHAFALSLSAILGLVCDPVAGFVEVPCMSKNVLGAVHAIVCAEMACAGFKSVIPADEVVMAMKEVADGMDERFRETAQGGLANTPTGRAIAEKLLGKINK; encoded by the coding sequence ATGGATATAAAATCTATTGAATCATTAGTTACTACAGCTACAGAGCAAAATAAAAAAATTAGTGATATAGTTATAGATATAGAAGCTAATAGTCAAAAAGTTGATAGAAACAAAATAATAGAGCAGATGTCTAGCTATTATGATATTATGAGAGAATCTGTAATAAATGGCAAAAAAGATAAATTTAATTTTGTAACAGGACTTCAAGAGGACTGTGTTGAAATAGTAGAGAAATTTTATAAAAACAAAAAGAGCATATTAGGAGAGACTATAGGAGAAGTTGTTACAGCAGCTATGGCAGTTAGCGGATATAATGCTTGCATGGGTAAAATTATAGCAGCACCCACTGCTGGAAGCTGCGGAATAATGCCTGCGGTGCTTACTGTATGCGAAAATAGAGGATACAAAAAAGAAGATATAGTTCATTCTATGTTTACTGCTGCGGGTCTTGCTGATATTATTGCTCAGCTTGCTACATTTGCAGGGGCGGGCGGAGGATGTCAGGCTGAATGCGGCAGTGCTTCTGCTATGGCTGCTTGTGCTTGTGCGGAAATTATGGGAGGAACTCCTGAAGAGTGTGCTCATGCTTTTGCTTTATCTTTATCTGCTATACTTGGGCTTGTTTGCGACCCTGTGGCTGGATTTGTTGAGGTGCCTTGTATGAGTAAAAATGTTTTAGGGGCTGTACATGCTATAGTTTGTGCGGAGATGGCTTGTGCTGGTTTTAAAAGTGTTATTCCTGCTGATGAGGTTGTTATGGCTATGAAAGAAGTTGCTGATGGTATGGATGAAAGATTTAGAGAAACTGCTCAGGGCGGGCTTGCTAACACTCCTACAGGACGTGCTATTGCTGAGAAGCTTTTAGGAAAAATTAACAAATAA
- a CDS encoding ABC transporter permease: MKKNNKKKIIYFFIGIILFIAIWSFVSLKINSEIIFPSIDKIFLDLINIISQKDFYSNLLYTFIRVIVTFVLSFLLAITLGIIAGIFKSVRYILMPIINFIRTIPTIPLILIAVLWFNNNLVPIFVSLFVIFPIIYDAVVNGIINIDKNLIEMSNSYNVSFKNQLISLYIPSIKPYILTSISQSMGMTWKSVLASEIITLPTLGLGTKLYESHLYLNTVSLFAYCLIAIIFNIIFEIIMRLQNDL, translated from the coding sequence ATGAAAAAAAACAATAAAAAAAAGATTATATATTTTTTTATAGGCATCATATTATTTATAGCTATATGGAGTTTTGTTTCTTTAAAAATTAATTCTGAAATTATTTTCCCAAGTATAGATAAAATTTTTTTAGATTTAATAAATATAATTTCTCAAAAAGATTTTTACTCTAATTTGTTATATACATTTATAAGAGTAATAGTTACTTTTGTGCTTTCATTTTTGCTTGCGATAACATTAGGAATAATTGCTGGTATATTTAAAAGTGTTAGATATATTTTAATGCCTATTATAAACTTTATTAGAACAATTCCAACCATACCTCTTATTTTAATAGCAGTATTATGGTTTAATAATAATTTAGTGCCTATATTTGTATCTTTGTTTGTAATATTTCCAATAATATATGATGCTGTAGTAAATGGAATTATAAACATTGATAAAAATCTAATAGAAATGTCAAACTCTTATAATGTGTCTTTTAAAAATCAATTAATAAGTTTGTATATACCGTCAATAAAGCCCTATATACTCACTTCAATATCGCAATCAATGGGAATGACTTGGAAAAGCGTATTAGCTTCAGAAATTATAACTCTGCCAACATTAGGACTCGGCACAAAACTATATGAATCGCATTTATATTTAAATACTGTTAGTTTGTTTGCATATTGTTTGATTGCAATTATATTTAATATTATATTTGAAATTATAATGAGGCTTCAAAATGATTTGTGA
- a CDS encoding chemotaxis protein CheW has protein sequence MLDNQKINASEIAQIGGVGIGAEENASTEPSQQFLVFKIDNEEYALDVLSIEGIVGVTTITPVPGSPKYMRGLINLRGNILHIVDIRMRFGLERRDDRSIENDVIIVISTSNRRFGILADMVSDVITVYESQMTATPIANVSGLQISNVIRLENKIIMVLPIEDIVKSNDAISKTIV, from the coding sequence ATGTTGGATAATCAAAAAATTAATGCTAGTGAGATAGCACAGATTGGCGGTGTGGGTATAGGTGCAGAAGAGAATGCTTCCACAGAGCCAAGTCAGCAATTTCTTGTTTTTAAGATAGATAACGAAGAATATGCTCTTGATGTGCTAAGTATAGAAGGTATAGTTGGTGTTACTACTATTACTCCTGTGCCTGGAAGTCCTAAATATATGAGAGGGCTTATTAATTTAAGAGGTAATATTTTACATATAGTTGATATAAGAATGCGTTTTGGACTTGAGAGAAGAGATGATCGTTCTATAGAAAATGATGTTATTATAGTAATATCTACTTCTAACAGAAGATTTGGCATACTTGCTGATATGGTTTCTGATGTTATTACTGTTTATGAAAGCCAGATGACAGCTACTCCTATTGCTAATGTTAGCGGTTTGCAGATATCTAATGTTATTAGGCTTGAAAATAAAATTATCATGGTCCTTCCTATAGAGGATATAGTTAAATCTAATGATGCTATAAGTAAAACTATAGTTTGA
- the xerD gene encoding site-specific tyrosine recombinase XerD: MSVKQISDQEILSMYLNYESMEKGLSLNTLESYRRDIVIYLDFLSRNKKTILKATRKDIEKFLSERKDKGSKSRTVARNKVSIVNLYKFLVMENYISKNPTDNLEVIRLKRVLPESLTTEEVDDLLSVHNEKTDKGLRDKAIFELMYSSGLRVSEICSLKIEDIFFDEKYLKICGKGKRERIVPINDKALDILKRYIQTSRVVMVKGKKTGELFLNFRGDKISRVGIWKIVKEAMKKSGIEKNIYPHTLRHSFATHLIQHGADLRSVQRMLGHSDITTTEIYTHVDSTHLKKQITKHPKYTKHTRQNS, from the coding sequence ATGTCAGTGAAGCAAATTTCAGATCAAGAAATATTATCAATGTATTTAAATTACGAGTCAATGGAGAAAGGGTTATCACTAAATACGTTAGAGTCTTATAGAAGAGACATAGTGATATATTTAGATTTTCTAAGCAGAAACAAAAAAACGATTTTAAAAGCTACCAGAAAAGATATAGAAAAGTTCTTGAGTGAAAGAAAGGATAAGGGTTCTAAATCTAGAACAGTTGCAAGAAATAAGGTAAGCATAGTTAATTTATATAAATTTTTAGTAATGGAAAATTATATTTCTAAGAATCCTACTGATAATTTAGAAGTTATACGTTTAAAGAGAGTATTACCAGAATCTTTAACTACAGAAGAAGTTGATGATTTATTGTCTGTGCATAATGAGAAAACAGATAAAGGCTTGCGAGACAAGGCTATATTTGAGCTTATGTATTCTTCAGGACTCAGGGTTAGTGAAATTTGTTCATTAAAAATAGAAGATATATTTTTTGACGAGAAGTATTTAAAAATTTGCGGTAAGGGTAAAAGAGAGAGAATAGTTCCTATTAATGATAAAGCTTTGGATATTTTAAAGAGATATATCCAAACGAGCAGGGTAGTGATGGTAAAAGGTAAAAAGACAGGCGAGTTATTTTTAAACTTTAGAGGAGATAAAATTTCTAGGGTAGGTATTTGGAAGATAGTAAAAGAGGCTATGAAAAAAAGCGGTATAGAAAAGAATATTTATCCTCATACTTTAAGACATAGTTTTGCTACACATCTTATTCAGCATGGTGCCGATTTAAGGTCTGTTCAAAGAATGTTGGGACATTCTGATATTACTACAACTGAAATATATACACATGTGGATTCTACACATTTAAAAAAACAGATTACCAAACACCCTAAATATACAAAACATACTAGACAAAACAGCTAA
- a CDS encoding protein-glutamate O-methyltransferase — MSELNLAPLTDGEFNELVRIIYDKTRIQMSEHKRALVTSRISKRIRALNMSSFREYIEYLKGAPDEEVTNFINAVTTNKTDFFRENKHFEYMKSTFLPNWEKSYKEGKVNNLRIWSAACSTGEEPYTIAMTLHDYFGERFNHYDIKILASDIDTNVLAHAYAGIYKEETVETIQTNTLKKYFLKGTGNNAGLYKVKNILQKCISFRQLNFKDEDFDIHTKFDLIFCRNVIIYFDKEFQKELFNKFYRYMKDDSYVFIGHSETLFGISDLFKYISSNIYKKI; from the coding sequence ATGAGTGAATTAAATCTTGCACCTTTAACAGACGGCGAGTTTAACGAATTAGTTAGAATTATTTATGATAAAACTCGCATACAAATGTCTGAACATAAAAGAGCTTTAGTTACTTCAAGAATAAGTAAGAGAATTAGAGCTTTAAATATGTCTTCTTTTAGAGAATATATAGAATATTTAAAAGGTGCTCCTGATGAAGAAGTTACCAATTTCATCAATGCTGTTACTACTAATAAAACTGACTTTTTTAGGGAGAATAAGCATTTTGAATATATGAAAAGTACCTTTCTTCCAAATTGGGAAAAGAGTTATAAAGAAGGAAAGGTTAATAATTTAAGGATATGGTCTGCTGCCTGTTCTACTGGAGAAGAGCCTTATACTATTGCGATGACGCTTCATGATTATTTTGGAGAAAGATTTAATCATTATGATATAAAAATTTTAGCAAGTGACATAGATACTAATGTACTTGCTCATGCTTATGCTGGTATATATAAAGAGGAGACTGTAGAAACTATTCAAACTAATACTTTGAAGAAATATTTTCTTAAAGGTACTGGAAATAATGCAGGCCTTTATAAAGTAAAAAATATTTTGCAAAAATGTATATCGTTTAGACAGCTTAATTTTAAAGATGAAGATTTTGATATACATACTAAGTTTGATTTGATATTTTGCAGAAATGTAATAATTTATTTTGATAAAGAGTTTCAAAAAGAATTATTTAATAAATTTTATAGATATATGAAAGATGATAGTTATGTGTTTATAGGGCATTCTGAAACTTTGTTTGGAATTTCAGACTTGTTTAAATATATTTCTAGCAATATCTATAAAAAGATTTAA
- a CDS encoding GNAT family N-acetyltransferase: MITTERLIIRKFNINDTEALFSILSDKEVNKYLPWFVFTSIEETKNHLQKFYLDTNNNNNFYRYAVCLKENNIPIGYIHFENNNDSNDFGYGLKKEYWNKGIITEASKKVVEKLKNDNIKYITATHDINNIASGEVMKKIGMHYKYSYEELWQPKNILVTFRMYQLNLDDNKSRVYNVYWNKYKKHFIERI; encoded by the coding sequence ATGATTACAACAGAAAGACTCATAATAAGAAAATTTAATATCAATGACACCGAAGCATTATTCAGCATTTTGTCAGATAAAGAAGTTAATAAATATCTTCCTTGGTTTGTTTTTACAAGCATAGAAGAAACTAAAAATCATTTACAAAAATTTTATTTAGATACAAATAATAATAACAATTTTTATAGATATGCCGTTTGCTTAAAAGAAAATAATATTCCTATAGGCTATATACATTTTGAAAACAATAATGATAGTAATGATTTTGGATATGGACTTAAAAAAGAATATTGGAACAAAGGCATAATAACAGAAGCTTCAAAAAAAGTTGTAGAGAAATTAAAAAATGATAATATCAAATATATTACAGCAACACATGATATAAATAATATTGCAAGCGGAGAAGTAATGAAAAAAATCGGCATGCATTATAAATATAGTTATGAAGAACTATGGCAGCCAAAAAATATATTAGTAACTTTTAGAATGTATCAATTAAACTTAGATGATAATAAATCAAGAGTCTACAATGTTTATTGGAACAAATACAAAAAACACTTTATAGAACGAATATAA
- the sdaAB gene encoding L-serine ammonia-lyase, iron-sulfur-dependent subunit beta gives MATLFDIIGPVMIGPSSSHTAGACRIGKLAKKILGEDVKEAKIYLHGSFALTWKGHGTDKAILAGLLGLETYDTKLRDSYKLAEENNLKYEFIPTTLREAFHPNSVYIEAKGENNEANILASSIGGGLIVLDKVNGIEVHYKGDFPTIAIVNKDVPGIIAKVTSIIFENGINIENMNVTPQFEGPNQGYAIIVIGMTDVISKEIEEKIRKIENIRDFVFLDKLY, from the coding sequence ATGGCAACTTTATTTGATATAATAGGACCTGTAATGATAGGACCTTCTAGTTCTCACACAGCTGGAGCTTGCCGAATAGGCAAACTAGCTAAAAAAATTTTAGGTGAAGATGTAAAAGAAGCTAAAATATATTTGCACGGCTCTTTTGCACTAACATGGAAAGGTCATGGCACAGATAAAGCTATTTTAGCTGGTCTTTTAGGTTTAGAGACTTATGATACTAAACTTAGAGACAGTTACAAATTGGCTGAGGAAAATAACCTTAAATACGAGTTTATACCTACAACTTTAAGAGAAGCATTTCACCCTAATAGTGTTTACATAGAAGCAAAAGGAGAAAATAATGAAGCAAACATTTTAGCTTCATCTATTGGCGGAGGACTTATTGTATTAGATAAAGTAAATGGCATAGAAGTGCATTACAAAGGTGACTTCCCTACTATAGCTATAGTTAATAAAGATGTACCGGGGATTATTGCTAAAGTTACTTCTATTATTTTTGAAAATGGAATCAACATAGAAAATATGAATGTTACTCCGCAATTTGAAGGACCTAATCAAGGATATGCTATTATAGTTATTGGTATGACTGATGTTATATCAAAAGAAATAGAAGAAAAAATTAGAAAAATAGAAAATATAAGAGATTTTGTATTTTTAGATAAATTATATTAA
- a CDS encoding tetratricopeptide repeat protein produces the protein MNSKENQYFYSALNNINKKEYDKAIEDLLKVIELDEKNLDAYYNLAAVYCDIKDYDNAIKTYNKSIEIYPHDFDIYYSKAQIYLEKNEIEKAIEDLEKAISLNKAYSDGYYLLAVCYRRQKKYKTALKYLKETLKYNNEDYIAYYDVYRIYNIFIKHEKDNEKKEKYKKLSQKYLKKSADLGYDKALEILKD, from the coding sequence ATGAACAGCAAAGAAAATCAATATTTCTACAGTGCTTTAAATAATATTAATAAAAAAGAATATGATAAGGCTATAGAGGATTTATTAAAGGTTATAGAATTAGATGAAAAGAATTTAGATGCTTATTATAATTTGGCTGCGGTTTATTGTGATATTAAAGATTATGATAATGCTATAAAAACTTATAATAAATCTATAGAAATATATCCGCATGATTTTGATATTTATTACAGTAAGGCTCAAATATATTTAGAGAAAAATGAAATAGAAAAAGCAATAGAAGATTTAGAAAAAGCAATATCTCTAAATAAAGCTTATTCTGATGGTTATTATTTACTTGCTGTTTGCTATAGAAGACAAAAGAAATACAAAACAGCACTTAAATATTTAAAAGAAACTTTGAAATATAACAATGAAGATTATATTGCTTATTATGATGTTTATAGAATATATAATATTTTTATAAAGCATGAAAAAGATAATGAAAAAAAAGAAAAATATAAAAAACTCTCTCAAAAGTATTTAAAAAAATCTGCTGATTTAGGCTATGATAAGGCTTTAGAAATATTAAAAGATTAA
- the tsaD gene encoding tRNA (adenosine(37)-N6)-threonylcarbamoyltransferase complex transferase subunit TsaD, which translates to MKILGIDTSCDDTSVAIVENGNNVLSSVLSSSIDAHKEFQGVVPEIAARKHLEAILYVIDKALKDADTTLDDIDLFAVTNRPGLLGSLLVGVGSAKALAFSLNKPLLALDHIAAHIYSPHLTNNIEFPYIALVVSGGHTIITEVHDYGEYKVVGTTLDDAVGEAYDKVSKFLNLGYPGGPIIDRLAREGDKEAIKYPIVLLNGVDEFNFSYSGLKTACVYSTQKYLQKGYESTNENIAAAFQISAIEPLYIKTLKYVEKSGIKRVTLSGGVACNSYLRERFGNSKDFECYLPALKYTTDNAAMVAGLAYYMKDKEEFADYSLDCSSRVLNKKYNKNKSIKQ; encoded by the coding sequence ATGAAAATATTAGGCATAGATACTTCTTGTGATGATACTTCTGTAGCAATAGTGGAAAATGGAAACAATGTTTTATCATCAGTATTAAGTTCTTCTATAGATGCTCATAAAGAGTTTCAAGGTGTAGTTCCAGAGATAGCAGCAAGAAAGCATTTGGAAGCTATACTTTATGTAATAGATAAGGCATTAAAAGACGCTGACACAACATTAGATGATATAGATTTATTTGCAGTTACAAACCGCCCTGGGCTTTTAGGCTCTCTTCTTGTGGGGGTTGGAAGTGCTAAGGCTTTGGCTTTTTCTCTTAATAAACCATTACTAGCATTAGACCATATAGCAGCTCACATTTATTCACCTCATCTTACAAACAATATAGAGTTTCCATATATAGCGTTAGTTGTTTCAGGAGGGCATACTATTATTACAGAAGTTCATGATTATGGCGAGTATAAAGTTGTTGGTACCACTTTAGATGATGCGGTGGGTGAGGCTTATGATAAGGTTTCTAAGTTTTTAAATCTTGGCTATCCGGGCGGACCTATTATAGACAGATTAGCAAGAGAAGGGGACAAAGAAGCTATAAAATATCCTATAGTGCTTCTTAATGGAGTTGATGAGTTTAATTTTTCTTATAGCGGACTTAAAACAGCTTGCGTATATTCTACACAAAAATATTTACAAAAAGGTTATGAGTCTACAAATGAAAATATAGCAGCTGCTTTTCAAATAAGTGCAATAGAGCCTTTATATATAAAAACACTTAAATATGTTGAAAAAAGCGGTATAAAGAGAGTTACATTATCTGGCGGTGTAGCATGCAATAGTTATTTGCGTGAAAGGTTTGGAAACTCTAAAGACTTTGAATGTTATCTTCCTGCTTTAAAATATACTACAGATAACGCTGCGATGGTTGCAGGATTAGCATACTATATGAAAGATAAAGAAGAGTTTGCTGATTATTCTTTGGACTGCTCTTCGAGGGTTTTAAATAAAAAGTATAACAAAAATAAAAGTATAAAACAATAA